The Nitrosopumilus cobalaminigenes genome contains a region encoding:
- a CDS encoding beta-galactosidase encodes MEKKHLGLILGIASIIGISILVLSIPNSEIVLPQQTNEKIGLVINSPNQSVTLQELDDVYSKASESGIGRSNVYLFWNLIEPERGEFDWSQSDALMSFNKNNNLKVTLYFSIINGETLGPFPTWIGKPSINSIGEDRVVSVLDEILSRYDIVDTVILAGQTESQFRFYEQNIPVYKELFNGVYDKIKEKHPDVKIGNAFALDQVLNKNLRYIVTELSVGDFVAFSYSPVDTLNDIVKTPDQAKEELQQIFDLAGDKKVGIFEISWSTSDFVGGSDLSQTEFMEKSFEFYTENESEIEFFTWYRQYDRPEGSCIVEAPKIGDDELVVGGSGFGSSEHVAERLSHYICSAGLINNDGDPKSSWNEFKKQIEMIN; translated from the coding sequence ATGGAGAAAAAACATCTAGGCTTAATTCTAGGCATAGCGTCAATTATTGGCATATCAATTTTAGTTTTGAGCATTCCAAATTCTGAAATCGTTTTACCACAACAAACAAATGAAAAAATTGGTCTTGTAATTAATTCACCAAATCAATCAGTAACACTACAAGAATTAGATGATGTATATTCAAAAGCATCTGAATCAGGAATTGGAAGAAGTAATGTCTATCTTTTTTGGAATCTAATAGAGCCTGAACGAGGAGAATTTGACTGGAGTCAATCTGATGCCTTGATGAGCTTTAACAAAAATAACAATCTCAAAGTTACTTTGTACTTTTCTATAATTAATGGTGAGACACTTGGACCTTTCCCAACTTGGATTGGAAAACCATCCATCAATTCTATTGGTGAGGATAGAGTAGTTAGTGTATTAGATGAAATACTATCCAGATATGATATTGTGGATACTGTAATCCTTGCAGGTCAAACAGAATCACAATTCCGATTTTATGAGCAAAATATTCCAGTATACAAAGAACTATTCAATGGAGTTTATGATAAAATCAAAGAAAAACACCCTGATGTAAAAATTGGAAACGCATTTGCTCTCGATCAAGTTTTGAATAAAAATTTGCGTTATATTGTAACTGAGTTATCTGTTGGTGATTTTGTAGCCTTTTCATATTCTCCTGTTGATACTCTAAATGATATTGTTAAAACTCCAGACCAAGCAAAAGAAGAACTACAACAAATCTTTGATTTAGCAGGAGATAAGAAAGTTGGAATTTTTGAAATTAGCTGGAGTACATCTGACTTTGTAGGTGGAAGTGATTTATCACAGACAGAATTTATGGAGAAATCCTTTGAATTTTACACAGAAAATGAATCTGAAATAGAATTTTTTACTTGGTATAGGCAATATGATAGGCCAGAAGGAAGCTGTATAGTAGAAGCACCGAAAATTGGTGATGATGAACTAGTAGTAGGAGGTTCTGGTTTTGGAAGTAGTGAACATGTAGCTGAAAGATTAAGTCATTACATTTGCAGTGCGGGTTTGATAAATAATGATGGAGATCCAAAATCCAGTTGGAATGAATTTAAGAAGCAAATTGAAATGATTAACTAA
- a CDS encoding adenosylcobalamin-dependent ribonucleoside-diphosphate reductase — protein MDNSQIENTISEIRKRSGVVTAFNKDKISNAIYQALAATSKADRGVADKLAEDVVNKLVEQGFTSSRAPTVEDIQDIVESTLIDSGNSDIAKAYIVYRHERRKLRDEKMKVLNLKALDPVSKKFDLNCLRVLASRYLFRNSKSEIIESPTQMFERVAILVGIGDMLYDSQIFDKSGSHKQDIEQANSYLEKLDAFDYKFKVGDYFFNKWHFRALINHYVTLANKGQMKISFKDLLTLLAGKKLESYSDKITEYFTMMTAQDFLPNSPTMMNAGGRLGQLSACFVLGMNDGMEEIMKSTSDAALIFKSGGGVGINYSDLREEGDIVASTSGVASGPVSFMNIINTVTEVVKQGGKRRGANMGIIEAWHPDVEKFITNKTEAGVLENFNISVGIWEDFWHALVNTTDGNYVLRSPRDKKPVKEINAHQLIDLIALSAWKSAEPGLIFFDQINKYNVFAKARKAPLRATNPCGEQSLYPYESCNLGSINLVNLAKRQADGSYEFDWQGYEEIIRKTTRFLDNIIDVNNYPVPEINTASKESRRIGLGVMGVADLLYRLKIPYNSKEGYELQSKLSEALTYYSMEESVALANARGEFPLCAKTEFPEGKIPVSGYYEKSKDAHSYEWDPLIEKIQKYGIRNVLTTTVAPTGTLSMIADCSNGMEPAFALVFEKRVTVGRFFYTNKILEEALKEEGLYTDEILEKIADNYGSLKGIDEIPQWMQDVFVTAMDIHWADHLMAQGVWQDWIGNAIAKTINMPYDVTVEDVKSAYLLAHEIGLKGMTVYRDGSRHKQVLHMTSENATKTFEVTPSDFMTEFVTKNITNPYIKSQVNAALALKVHDEEITLEPPKIEELPEDKLCPTCKNALVFVEGCSTCIECGYSGCTSG, from the coding sequence ATGGATAATTCACAAATAGAAAATACGATCAGTGAGATCCGTAAGCGCAGTGGCGTAGTTACGGCTTTCAATAAAGATAAAATTTCAAATGCCATTTACCAGGCATTGGCAGCCACCTCTAAAGCCGATCGTGGCGTTGCCGACAAACTAGCAGAAGATGTAGTTAACAAGTTAGTAGAACAAGGATTTACTAGTTCTAGAGCACCTACAGTTGAAGATATTCAAGATATTGTAGAGTCAACTTTAATCGATAGTGGCAATAGCGATATTGCAAAAGCATACATCGTTTACCGACATGAGAGAAGAAAACTAAGAGACGAAAAAATGAAGGTCTTAAATCTAAAGGCTCTAGATCCAGTCTCAAAGAAATTTGACTTGAATTGTCTTAGAGTTCTAGCCTCTAGATATCTATTCAGAAATTCAAAAAGTGAAATTATTGAATCACCAACTCAAATGTTTGAGAGAGTTGCAATTTTAGTCGGTATTGGTGACATGCTATATGATTCACAAATATTTGACAAATCTGGTAGTCATAAACAAGACATTGAACAAGCAAACTCTTATCTTGAAAAATTAGATGCCTTTGACTATAAATTCAAAGTCGGAGATTACTTCTTCAATAAATGGCACTTTAGGGCTTTAATCAACCACTATGTAACCCTAGCCAACAAAGGTCAAATGAAAATAAGTTTCAAAGATTTGTTGACACTTCTAGCAGGAAAAAAACTTGAAAGTTATTCAGACAAAATTACTGAATACTTTACAATGATGACTGCCCAAGACTTTTTGCCAAATTCACCAACAATGATGAATGCAGGTGGAAGACTAGGACAACTTTCAGCATGCTTTGTACTTGGAATGAATGACGGCATGGAGGAAATTATGAAATCCACTTCTGATGCTGCATTAATCTTCAAATCTGGCGGTGGGGTTGGAATCAACTACTCTGATCTTCGTGAAGAAGGTGACATTGTAGCATCAACATCTGGTGTTGCATCCGGTCCAGTATCTTTCATGAATATTATCAATACTGTCACTGAAGTTGTAAAACAAGGTGGTAAAAGACGTGGTGCAAACATGGGAATCATCGAAGCATGGCATCCTGATGTAGAAAAATTCATCACAAACAAAACAGAAGCAGGAGTTTTAGAGAATTTCAACATTAGTGTTGGAATCTGGGAAGACTTTTGGCATGCACTTGTAAACACAACTGATGGTAACTATGTTTTACGTAGTCCACGTGATAAAAAACCAGTTAAAGAAATCAATGCACACCAACTAATTGATCTAATTGCATTATCTGCATGGAAGAGTGCAGAACCTGGTTTGATCTTCTTTGATCAAATTAACAAATACAATGTATTTGCAAAAGCAAGAAAAGCACCACTAAGAGCAACAAATCCGTGTGGTGAACAAAGTCTCTATCCATATGAATCATGCAACTTGGGTTCTATCAACTTGGTAAATCTTGCAAAAAGACAAGCTGATGGTTCTTATGAATTTGATTGGCAAGGATATGAAGAGATTATCCGAAAGACAACCAGATTCTTGGATAACATCATCGATGTAAATAATTATCCAGTACCAGAAATCAATACTGCATCTAAAGAATCTAGAAGAATTGGATTAGGTGTAATGGGAGTAGCTGATCTGTTATACAGACTAAAAATCCCATACAATTCTAAAGAAGGATACGAACTACAATCAAAATTATCTGAAGCCCTAACATACTATTCTATGGAAGAAAGTGTCGCACTTGCTAACGCTCGTGGTGAATTCCCACTCTGTGCAAAGACAGAATTCCCTGAAGGAAAGATTCCAGTATCTGGATATTATGAGAAATCAAAAGATGCTCATTCTTACGAATGGGATCCATTGATTGAAAAAATCCAGAAATATGGTATTAGAAATGTCTTAACAACCACAGTGGCCCCAACTGGAACCCTATCTATGATTGCAGACTGTTCAAACGGAATGGAACCTGCATTTGCTCTAGTGTTTGAGAAGAGAGTTACTGTTGGAAGATTCTTCTACACAAACAAAATTCTTGAAGAAGCCCTAAAAGAAGAAGGTCTCTACACAGATGAAATTCTTGAAAAGATTGCAGATAACTATGGCTCATTGAAAGGAATAGACGAGATTCCACAATGGATGCAAGATGTCTTTGTTACCGCAATGGATATCCATTGGGCTGATCATTTGATGGCTCAAGGTGTTTGGCAAGATTGGATTGGCAATGCAATTGCAAAAACAATCAACATGCCATATGATGTAACAGTAGAGGATGTAAAATCTGCATACTTGTTAGCACATGAAATTGGTCTAAAAGGAATGACTGTTTATCGTGATGGTTCAAGACACAAACAAGTTCTTCATATGACAAGTGAGAATGCAACAAAGACCTTTGAGGTTACACCAAGTGATTTCATGACTGAGTTTGTAACTAAAAATATTACAAATCCATACATCAAATCTCAAGTCAATGCTGCACTTGCATTAAAGGTTCATGACGAAGAAATAACACTAGAACCTCCAAAGATTGAAGAACTTCCTGAGGACAAACTATGTCCAACATGTAAAAATGCTCTTGTCTTTGTTGAAGGATGTAGTACCTGTATCGAATGTGGATACAGTGGTTGTACTTCTGGATAA
- the nrdD gene encoding anaerobic ribonucleoside-triphosphate reductase yields MKQTEEDLELDLDVDADLDDDSEIDIDLDDDDSDPKRGGILQSTSKRVRMIFSVMASPNRIDILRILNSKGPLTYSELKSLAGFKSKKESGKFAYHLRKLLRQSLVALNKSERRYTITNLGKLVLSLARQIEERSIIESGKMYVRTSSESIEEFNSHKIIQSLVREGSLPLELAQKITEEVENRIYKYQTTYLTGALIREMVNSVLLEHGHEEYRNKLARLGLPVYDVQEMISNLDDVDNGAEGLLFNTGQKVFAEHLLTNVLPKDVADSHLSGDLHISNPGVWSMIPDTIFVNIKELIEDGVDLGGKYLDVSRIPASKQLDEITSSLSVVIALLSKEASQEIVLDGFVALFTKHSKSLPELEQKLTDAFATASTTSKYNKTSTNVSIRLQLGTDTKIIHSIINAYKNYVAITPIPKIGLIIDADKGKVSDVSQAVAEILSIGGKVMFAKGQTSSYGITNGSTKASGPLSITLQSVSINLPRLAFESNKDETYFRARLALLMKPALASMALRKKEISDLTRRGLNPILAKNTQYMQRSSVSLVVNLVGLKEAVFNILGFQDNKEGRDILHKVIETAVDVGAKKGKELGDTVAISMTETEGSGRFATLDGEKYGKNSSLNSMDADFYSQGIVINASEVSDYTNKSEPISECNKLSKLLNGGLLVTLDIDKDAKVEDIKKSIEKASELTPAFKPTRHTAICGECGFKDEQFDDKCPKCKSPYVV; encoded by the coding sequence GTGAAACAAACCGAAGAAGATTTAGAATTAGATCTTGATGTAGATGCTGATCTAGATGATGATTCTGAAATCGATATAGATCTAGATGACGATGATTCAGATCCAAAACGAGGTGGAATCTTACAATCTACCTCAAAACGTGTGAGAATGATTTTCTCTGTTATGGCAAGTCCTAACAGAATAGATATCTTGAGAATTTTAAATTCTAAAGGCCCATTAACTTATTCAGAATTAAAATCTCTAGCTGGATTCAAATCAAAAAAAGAAAGTGGCAAATTTGCATACCACTTGAGAAAATTACTCAGACAATCACTTGTTGCATTAAATAAATCAGAAAGACGTTATACAATTACAAATCTTGGAAAACTTGTTCTAAGTTTAGCTAGACAAATTGAAGAAAGATCAATTATTGAAAGTGGAAAAATGTATGTCAGAACATCATCTGAATCAATTGAAGAATTTAATTCGCATAAAATTATTCAATCATTAGTTAGAGAAGGAAGTCTTCCATTAGAATTAGCACAGAAAATTACTGAAGAAGTTGAAAATAGAATTTACAAATATCAAACTACCTATCTTACAGGCGCATTAATCCGTGAAATGGTTAATTCTGTTCTGCTTGAGCACGGTCATGAGGAATACAGGAACAAACTTGCACGCCTAGGCTTGCCTGTTTATGATGTTCAGGAAATGATTTCTAATTTAGATGATGTAGATAATGGTGCTGAGGGACTCTTGTTTAATACTGGACAAAAAGTTTTTGCAGAACATCTTCTTACCAACGTTTTACCAAAGGATGTGGCAGATTCTCATCTCTCTGGAGATTTACATATTTCTAACCCTGGTGTATGGTCAATGATTCCTGATACAATATTTGTAAACATTAAAGAATTAATTGAAGATGGAGTTGATCTTGGTGGAAAATATCTTGATGTATCAAGAATTCCTGCATCAAAACAACTTGATGAAATTACAAGTTCATTATCTGTAGTTATTGCTTTACTATCAAAAGAGGCTTCACAAGAAATTGTACTAGATGGTTTTGTTGCATTGTTTACTAAACATTCAAAATCATTACCAGAACTTGAACAAAAATTAACAGATGCATTTGCAACTGCATCAACAACTTCAAAATATAATAAAACAAGCACTAATGTTTCAATTCGTTTACAATTGGGAACTGATACAAAAATCATTCACTCAATTATTAATGCATACAAAAATTATGTTGCAATTACACCAATTCCAAAGATTGGATTAATCATTGATGCTGATAAAGGAAAAGTATCTGATGTTTCACAAGCAGTAGCAGAAATTCTCTCCATAGGTGGTAAAGTAATGTTTGCTAAAGGTCAAACATCAAGTTATGGAATTACAAATGGATCTACTAAAGCATCAGGCCCTCTCTCGATCACTTTACAATCTGTTTCAATCAATCTTCCAAGATTGGCATTTGAATCAAACAAAGATGAAACTTACTTTAGAGCAAGACTTGCATTACTAATGAAACCCGCACTAGCTTCAATGGCACTAAGAAAGAAAGAGATCTCTGATCTTACAAGAAGAGGTCTTAATCCAATTCTTGCAAAGAATACTCAATACATGCAAAGAAGTTCTGTTTCTCTCGTTGTAAACTTGGTTGGACTCAAAGAAGCAGTTTTCAATATTCTAGGTTTCCAAGATAACAAAGAAGGACGAGATATACTTCATAAAGTCATTGAGACTGCAGTTGATGTAGGTGCCAAAAAAGGCAAAGAATTAGGCGACACAGTGGCTATTTCTATGACTGAAACTGAAGGATCTGGCCGTTTTGCTACTCTGGATGGCGAAAAATATGGTAAAAATTCATCTCTAAATTCAATGGACGCTGATTTCTATTCTCAGGGAATTGTCATCAATGCTTCAGAAGTTTCTGATTATACTAACAAAAGTGAGCCTATCTCCGAATGTAACAAGCTCTCAAAATTACTCAATGGTGGGTTACTTGTAACATTAGATATTGACAAAGATGCAAAGGTTGAGGATATCAAAAAATCAATTGAGAAAGCATCAGAACTCACACCTGCTTTCAAACCAACAAGACATACAGCCATTTGTGGTGAGTGTGGTTTCAAAGATGAGCAGTTTGATGACAAGTGCCCAAAGTGTAAGTCACCATACGTTGTCTGA
- a CDS encoding Zn-ribbon domain-containing OB-fold protein has translation MTIEEQLIEYAKEGKLLTHKCTECGYLHLSTAYYCLKCGSKGFEDTILDGVGSVATYTIITVAPAGFEKYTPYAFVVMKVDNTDLRISGFMPNIATPDDLPVGIKAKIAGFDERGILIEKQ, from the coding sequence ATGACTATTGAAGAACAACTTATTGAATATGCCAAAGAAGGCAAACTACTGACTCACAAATGTACTGAATGTGGATATCTTCATTTATCCACAGCATATTATTGTCTAAAATGTGGTAGCAAAGGATTTGAAGATACTATTTTGGATGGTGTAGGCTCAGTTGCCACCTATACAATAATTACCGTAGCTCCTGCAGGCTTTGAAAAATACACCCCATATGCCTTTGTTGTAATGAAAGTAGATAATACAGATTTGAGAATTTCAGGATTTATGCCAAATATTGCTACCCCTGATGATCTCCCTGTAGGAATTAAAGCAAAAATTGCTGGATTTGATGAACGCGGAATTCTCATCGAAAAACAGTAA
- a CDS encoding thiolase domain-containing protein, whose product MTFVEKVCVLGAGSTKYGKLSESIADITTQASVAAIESAGISPKDIQASYISNVFGVADKQVHIGPVLMSRLGIPDKPSLTIESACGSGSVSFREAYANVAAGFYDCLVVTGVEKVTHTGTEWTTTYFAYCSDFFYEGQAGASFPGLFASMARAYLTEFDATEEDFAAVAVKNHDNGVLNPKAHMQKKITVDDVMNSAVVASPLKLYDCCPFSDGASSVILCSEKFAKAHGGDYIEVTGSGRGGSPAALQGREHMTTIPSTKLAAADAYKMAGITAKDIDFAEVHDCFTIAEVVDTEDLGFFDKGQGIQAVREGRTKLNSDISINPSGGLKSKGHPIGATGVGQVVEVFDQLTGKAGDRTVKDAKIGLTHNFGATGASCAVHVFQSV is encoded by the coding sequence GTGACATTTGTGGAAAAGGTTTGTGTTCTTGGCGCTGGTAGCACCAAATATGGAAAATTAAGTGAAAGTATAGCTGATATTACCACCCAGGCATCAGTTGCAGCCATAGAAAGTGCAGGAATTTCCCCAAAAGACATCCAAGCATCTTACATTTCAAACGTTTTTGGAGTTGCTGATAAGCAAGTCCATATTGGTCCAGTCTTGATGAGCCGATTAGGAATTCCAGATAAACCATCATTAACCATAGAGTCTGCTTGTGGAAGTGGCTCTGTATCTTTTAGAGAAGCCTATGCAAATGTTGCAGCAGGATTTTATGATTGTCTAGTTGTTACTGGTGTTGAAAAAGTAACTCACACAGGAACTGAATGGACAACAACTTACTTTGCATATTGTTCTGACTTTTTCTATGAAGGCCAAGCCGGTGCATCATTTCCAGGTTTGTTTGCATCAATGGCAAGAGCTTACTTGACAGAGTTTGATGCAACTGAAGAAGACTTTGCAGCAGTTGCAGTAAAGAATCATGATAACGGAGTTCTAAATCCTAAAGCACACATGCAAAAGAAAATTACTGTTGATGATGTAATGAACTCTGCAGTAGTTGCAAGTCCACTAAAACTTTATGATTGCTGTCCATTCTCTGATGGTGCAAGTTCTGTTATCCTTTGTTCTGAAAAGTTTGCAAAAGCCCATGGTGGTGATTACATTGAAGTTACTGGTTCTGGTAGAGGTGGTTCACCTGCAGCTTTGCAAGGACGAGAACACATGACTACAATTCCTAGTACAAAACTTGCAGCAGCAGATGCATATAAGATGGCAGGTATTACTGCAAAAGATATTGACTTTGCAGAAGTACATGATTGTTTTACAATTGCAGAAGTAGTTGACACTGAAGACTTGGGATTCTTTGACAAAGGACAAGGTATTCAAGCTGTTCGTGAAGGTAGAACAAAATTAAATTCTGACATTTCTATTAATCCATCAGGTGGTCTCAAATCAAAAGGACATCCAATTGGTGCAACAGGTGTTGGACAAGTAGTAGAAGTATTTGATCAACTAACTGGAAAAGCTGGTGATAGAACTGTTAAAGATGCAAAAATTGGTTTAACTCATAACTTTGGTGCAACAGGTGCAAGTTGCGCAGTTCACGTATTCCAAAGTGTATAA
- a CDS encoding DNA topoisomerase, which yields MPRRKSSLKTVQIKKPVMRHVVKTTKSRTSIFKKEIIQYFDSNGFLSWSSKEKKYIILGTNSPKNGLVPCPECKLGELMVIRNKATRKRFMGCSNYYSGCKASSPLLQRARMRATKMPCEVCKWPMIIFRYTRNQKWTKQCGNFNCESRKTKPSK from the coding sequence ATGCCAAGAAGAAAATCAAGTCTCAAAACAGTTCAGATCAAAAAACCTGTAATGAGACATGTAGTCAAAACTACAAAGTCTAGAACTAGTATCTTCAAAAAAGAAATTATTCAGTATTTTGATAGTAATGGGTTTCTTTCTTGGTCATCAAAGGAAAAAAAATACATTATTCTTGGAACAAATTCTCCTAAAAATGGTCTAGTTCCATGTCCTGAATGTAAACTGGGAGAATTGATGGTGATCAGAAATAAAGCCACAAGAAAACGATTCATGGGTTGTTCAAACTATTATAGCGGATGCAAAGCATCATCACCACTATTACAAAGAGCAAGAATGAGGGCAACAAAAATGCCTTGCGAGGTTTGCAAATGGCCAATGATTATTTTCCGATACACTCGAAATCAAAAGTGGACTAAACAGTGTGGAAATTTTAATTGTGAAAGCAGAAAGACTAAGCCTTCAAAGTAG
- a CDS encoding carbon-nitrogen hydrolase family protein has translation MKVAVIQFKASTNKEVNLKKIISYISKAATKNATLCAFPEFMMFYTNSSQTSKQLANLSETINGKFVSTIAKAAKENKIQVVGSFYEKSRTKDRVYDTAFVIDKSGKVISTYRKIHLYDALGFRESDKMKSGSKISKPIKTSIGKIGMMICYDLRFPEMSRSLAAAGSEVLVAPSAWVKGNMKEEHWITINKTRAIENGCYVIAPDQVGNIYCGRSLVVDPYGKILLDMKKKQGISFVNIDLNKVKQTRKILPLLKNRRTDVYPTLKA, from the coding sequence ATGAAAGTTGCAGTTATTCAATTCAAAGCATCAACTAACAAGGAAGTTAACTTAAAAAAAATTATTTCATACATTTCAAAAGCAGCAACAAAAAATGCAACACTTTGTGCGTTCCCAGAATTTATGATGTTTTATACAAATTCATCTCAAACTTCAAAACAATTAGCAAATTTATCTGAAACAATTAATGGAAAATTTGTTAGCACTATTGCAAAAGCTGCAAAAGAAAATAAAATCCAAGTTGTAGGTTCATTTTATGAGAAAAGTAGAACAAAAGACAGAGTATATGATACTGCATTTGTAATTGACAAATCAGGCAAAGTCATCTCTACCTATCGTAAAATACATCTCTATGATGCACTAGGATTTAGAGAATCAGATAAAATGAAATCAGGCTCAAAAATTTCAAAGCCAATCAAAACATCGATTGGAAAAATTGGAATGATGATCTGTTATGATTTAAGATTCCCAGAGATGTCAAGATCACTTGCAGCTGCAGGCTCTGAAGTACTAGTAGCACCATCAGCTTGGGTAAAAGGAAACATGAAAGAAGAACACTGGATTACAATTAACAAAACACGTGCAATTGAAAATGGATGTTATGTTATTGCACCAGATCAAGTTGGAAATATTTACTGTGGGCGAAGCTTGGTAGTTGATCCATATGGAAAAATTTTACTTGATATGAAAAAGAAACAAGGAATCAGTTTTGTAAATATTGATTTAAACAAAGTAAAACAAACAAGAAAAATTTTACCATTACTAAAAAATAGAAGAACCGATGTTTATCCTACTTTGAAGGCTTAG
- a CDS encoding tautomerase family protein, translating into MPLITVSMYPGRTQEQKDEYAKAITKSAVEILKTKESHVIVVFEDNPKENWFLAGNQL; encoded by the coding sequence ATGCCTTTGATTACAGTGTCAATGTATCCTGGTAGAACTCAGGAACAAAAAGACGAATATGCAAAAGCAATCACAAAATCAGCAGTTGAAATTCTAAAAACAAAAGAAAGTCATGTTATTGTTGTTTTTGAAGACAATCCTAAAGAAAATTGGTTTTTAGCAGGAAACCAACTTTAA
- a CDS encoding rhomboid family intramembrane serine protease, protein MFPLRDENPHPPGFKPKVTIALIIANVIVFFMEVAYTGQFFDFTNQNAFTMFYNWGAVPACVTGTYSGVDTGNGIVQCPAFSEITLLTSTFMHGGLLHLGGNIWFLWIFGDNIEQKFGKIKYLGIYLMWGIAAGLIHILGDPSSAIPAVGASGAISGVLGAYLMIFPRARIQTFMMLGFFWRMMHIQARWFLPFWLVFQNLLPFFIGGFGIAGGGVAYLAHIGGFAVGLGTGYLYKKMHSSDYTYGTRYGYRPDY, encoded by the coding sequence ATGTTTCCATTAAGAGATGAGAATCCCCATCCTCCAGGATTCAAACCAAAAGTTACGATTGCATTAATTATTGCAAATGTTATAGTATTTTTTATGGAGGTAGCATATACAGGACAATTTTTTGACTTTACAAATCAAAACGCGTTTACAATGTTTTACAATTGGGGAGCGGTTCCCGCTTGTGTCACAGGAACATACAGTGGAGTAGATACAGGAAATGGAATAGTGCAGTGTCCTGCATTTTCAGAAATCACTTTACTAACATCTACTTTCATGCATGGTGGTTTACTTCATCTTGGTGGAAATATTTGGTTCTTGTGGATATTTGGTGATAACATTGAACAAAAGTTTGGCAAAATAAAATATCTTGGAATTTATTTAATGTGGGGGATAGCTGCAGGATTAATTCACATACTTGGAGATCCTTCTAGTGCAATTCCTGCAGTTGGAGCATCTGGTGCAATTTCAGGAGTTCTTGGTGCATACTTGATGATTTTCCCAAGGGCGAGAATTCAGACTTTCATGATGCTTGGATTCTTTTGGAGAATGATGCATATTCAGGCTCGATGGTTCTTACCATTTTGGTTAGTCTTTCAAAATCTATTACCATTCTTCATTGGAGGATTCGGAATTGCAGGTGGAGGTGTAGCATATCTTGCACATATTGGTGGATTTGCAGTTGGTTTAGGAACTGGTTATCTTTACAAAAAAATGCACAGTTCTGACTATACATATGGTACAAGATATGGTTACAGACCAGACTATTGA